The sequence ATGTGCATGACTTCATCTTCAATTGGATGCGTTGGTCTTGCATTCCAAGATTGGGAGATGATCTATGTATTAAAAAATGTACAATCTCCTCCACCCAATGTTAGCTTTTTAATGTTCCAAGAGGAAAGCACTAGTTTTTGTCCCATGTTTTCAAATATCCCCATCAATACAGTAATTTCAAAAGTGCTGAACATCCTTTTCAATAGCAGACACGCCTGTATGGGTTTTGCttcatacgagtactattcctcGTGGATATTAATTTGCCTATTTTTAAATCCCTTCCATTGGAATAAATGCATAGAATTAATACCACCAATTGAAATTTCATTAAAAAATAGACAAACTTGACCGTAACTTTTCCACTTGAGCACATTTTTTTCGCTCcagttattttttgttttccatATTTTCTTGAAGAAAAGTGAGCTCCACTTTACAATGCCAACATTTTTATATTCCCAGATAGCCCCTACAAAAGCAAACGTTGTTAGAATAAAAAAGGCCCTTATTTCCTACTCCCAAAGGCTGTTGAATTCCCAATGAAAATTGGGTCATGTAGTGTGCAGTTTTAATCTCCATTCGTTCATTTTCCAAAATGCTCAATGTCCAGTTGACCCTCCAGCACGTGAGACCATGAAACACCCATGCTTTGGCCCCTTCTTTTGACCAATTTAATAATCCAAGATGCCTCAAATTACCCCATTTGATAGTCTTAAAAGAATTCTTGAGATTTGTAGCTTCACATGGCAATATTCGTGCATATGGGGGTGTGATATATGCGTGCATTAAACAATACAAAAGCTTCCATTGTACTTTAGTGCCCATTCTTTTATTTCCCAAAGTGCAGTCGTGGATTATAGAATTTAAAAACTGTCTTGGCCTTTGTTTAGTGCCTAGCATTTCCTCCAAGTCACGCTTGTTCCCCCATGATTGTTGACCATCCAATGCCTTTATCGATTGATGTTGTGCTCGATGAAAGGTGTGCTTTTGAACTTCATCGTGGCTTGTCTCTTTTGCATCGTACCAAGTAAAAGCTCGCCAAAATACGTGTTGCTGCAATAACTTATCGTAACGGTTCTCTTCAATTTGTCCATTGCATTTGTCGAGCTTCTTTTTCAGTGTTCCAAACGTGCACCTAGCTGTTGAATTGGCAATGACTCTCTCACTGATGCCTATGACCTTTTTCCAGACTACCCTCTCCCATGTGACATTGTGCTCACAGCCTCCAACATAGACCACCTTTCTTGGATTACGCTTGAGATGCCAATGAAGACAAACATGCAGTGCAAAAAGCTGTGACCATTGCTTTTTTATTCTCTCGAGTGATGCTGGTGCATATGGTGTTGTGAAACCAATGTCACGCTCAAATTGTTAAGCTGATCCTGCACATTTCTAATTCTTTGACTTAAAATGACGTGAACTCCCAACTGTCCTTTCTCTTAAAACATCTGGATCCAATTCTTAATCTCCATATTTTTTCTATCCTTTTGAGTTCTCTTGACAAAGTAACAAAgtttttttcttgtttgttgatgCTTCCATGGTTTGTATCACTGCCCAGCTGCAAGTTACTTCCATTGGAAAGAATGCATTGCATTAATACCACCACTGGAGATTTCTTGGCAACAAAGTACAACAGTACAAATTTAGTACATGCAAAAAGGTAAGAAATGTTATTGAATATCCCCATGTTGTCCTTTGTTTCTTCCCTTTCTTTCTCAAGTTTCTTGCAACTCTTATTCTCAGTTTTGGACATTGTAGCTTATCTTCATTTACCATCCTCCTGCTCGATACATCAAGTTCCTAGAAATCAGAACTCTCGATGTTACCACTGTCAAGAGCATAGTttgcaaggtgatctgctagtttGTTTCCCTCTATAAATATATGGGATATTTTGAAATTACACCTCTCTTTGAGACTATTGATTTCCTATACTGCATCTACAATATTCCAAGGTGGTTTCCACAGTCCATCTATAATGTTTTTAAGCATCAATGAGTCTGTCTATAGCCAAATGTTGCTGAAGTTCATTGCTCTACACATTCTCATTGCCTCTACTAATGCTGTCGCCTCTACTTCATTATTAGATCCCTCCTTTATTTCTCTTCTTGTTGCATATCTGATATCTCCAAATTCATCCCTGAGAACTATCCCAATTGCACTCCTGCCATGATTCCCTCTTGATGCCCCATCTGTATTGGCTTTGATCCAACCATTACTTGGCTGCTCCCATAACACCTTTTCCCACCTCAATTTAGGAACATAATTCTCTAAAGTATGCAGTAAGTCTTGCCATTTATGAGGTACGTAAATGCCTGGTTTCCTGAGTTTCACTAGAGCTTGAATTGTGGGTGAAACTTGATAAATTACCCTGTTGACACATACAACATCCCCATATTTCAGTGAATTCCTCCTTTTCCATAGCTCCCAAACAATACACGCTGGCAGTGCTTGCATGATAGGCTTCAATCTAGGTACAACTGGTGTTGTCCAACACTTTGTAATTGCTTGTTGTAATGATAACACTTGTAATGCAATTCCTGCTCTCCTCAGGAAGTAATTCCAAACACTCCTAGTTGCGTTGGATGTGAAGAACAAATGTATTAACGACTCCTCCTTAGGATCAGCACAGCACCAACATTTAGATGGCATAGAGTATCCTATTTTCCACAAGAAATCATCAAGTGACAGCTTGGCTTTCCACAACTTCCACAggaagaaggatatcttgaaAGGTAAGCCTTTGACCCATATCATCTTGTAAGCTAATCTTGGGTTGTCTCTTCTTCGCAGGTAATCCCATGCAGACTTCACTGAAAAATGACCTCTTGTTTCAAGCATCCAGAATGGTGTATCTAACTCTGCACATTCGTTTGGTGGTCTAATATTCTGCATAATGTGGTTTGCCACAATCTTCAGGTAAAGTCTGAAATATTTTTTCCAAGTTCCACATACCATTTTTAACTAGATCATTGACATTGTGAATATCCTCATCGATACCAAACTCTGCAGACACTTGGAAATATAAGGCTCCCAGCTAAGTCCAATTGTCGAACCAGAATTGAGCTGATCCCATTCTCTGTTTCCAGTAGATTTGATGCTCAATCAAGTCCCTACATTCTAGCATTTTTCTCCACATGTGGGATCCACGCTTCCAAGGTACAATTACTGGATTTAGTTTCTTGCAGTACTTTTGACTAATAAATGCACTCCATAAACTAGGCTTTGTCTTGAAATTCCACCACAATTTACAGAATAGTGCATTGGATACATCATGTAGGGACCTGAAGCCTATGTCTCCCTCCTCATAAGGCATACAAAGGTTAGTCCACGATGACCAATGTCTAGAGTTGCATCCCACATTGCTGCACCAGAAGAATTTGGCAGAAATGCTATGTAACTTATTGATCACATAAATTGGTGGATTAACTGTTGACAACATATGAATTGGGATACTCTGCATGACATTTGCGATCAATACAGCTCTGCCTCCTACAAATAGGAGTTTGCCTTTCCACGACTGCAGTTTGTCGATGACCTTAGTGATTAATCCTTGGTAATAGTCACTCCTTGTTCTTGCATAAACAATAGGGCAACCAAGATAGGTCATAGGGAAACATTGTCTTCCTATACCTGTAATCCTTTCAACCTTGTTAataacctcattattcattaaatGATGTAGGTATATGGCAGATTTGGCTTTGTTCACCAGTTGACAAGACGATGATTCATAAGTTTGCAAAACTTCCATGACAAGTCTCAGTGAAGTTTCATCAGATGAGGAGAAAATGATTGTATCATCAGCGTATGATAGATGATTTATTTTTGGGCTCCATTTTGGCATTCCAAATCCACAGAAATACAGGTTAGTGTGTAGTGAATTCAATTCCCGAGATATTACTTCTGCTGGTAGAATGAATAGGGTTGGTGACAAAGGGTCACGCTGCTTAACTCCCCTCGAAGATTTGAAGAAACCATTTGGCTGCCCATTTATAAGAATAGAGTACCAATTATTCCAAATCAAATCAAAGATCAATCCAATAAACGCTTCAGGAAATCCCATCTTCCTTAGCATTTTGGTCAGGAATAGCCATGATAGCCTATTGTAAGCTTTTGTCATGTTGAGCTTAATCACAACATTTGGGCCTGCTTTTGTTCTCAACCTAATATCCGTAATGATTTCTTGAGTTAACAGTACATTCTCAACTATACTTCTTCCCTTCACAAAACCTGCCTGTTCCTGTGAGATTAAGTTTGGTAAAAATTCAACCAACCTTTCATGAATAACCCTCGAGAAAATCATGTTAACAAAGTTGCTGAGACTGATTGGTCTCATGTCTGCAAAGGtcataacttcttttttctttggtaatAAAACCAGGTTTGTGTGTGTCACACTCTTTGGCAATTGCTGACTGCAAAAGAAAGCCTTGACCATGCCTACTACATATTCTTCAATGATTTCCCAGCATGTTTGGTAAAAGGCTCCAGTGAAGCCATCCGGTCCACCTGCTGAGTCCCCATTCAACCCCATAACTTCTCTCTTCACTTCTTCATTGGAAGGCAAAGCCATCAATCTTTCATGTTGATCACTATCTACCATTGAAGGTACATGATTTAGAATATCAAAAGCATTAGGAACTTCGCTCTCAGTAAATTGATCCTTGTAGAACTTTAGTGCTTATTCTGCTATTAAGTAATCTTCTTCAATCCAGTTACCAAGGCTATTCTGGATCCTTGATAATTTCAGTCTCTTCCTTCTCCAATTAACTTGAGCATGGAAGAATTTAGTGTTTCTATCGCCAACTTTGAACCATAACATGCTAGCTTTTTGTCTCCAAAATGCTTCTTCTAATGCAAGATATTTAATCATTTCAGCTTGTACCTGTTGTAATCTTTGTCTGTTCATCTGTGTAGGATTGACTTCAAATTGCCTTTCATGAACCAAGACCACCTCCTCCAGGCTTGCAATCTTCTGGAATATATCCCCATATGTAGCTCTGCTCCAGGTAGATAGTGCTTTCTTAAGGTTCTTTAACTTGtagttaaaaatgcagaaatggTTAGCACTAAAATCAGCATTCTAATTCTCCTTTACTACATCTTTGAAGGATTCATGCTTAGTCCAGAAGTTAAGAAATCTGAATGACTTCTTAATTGGAGGAGTTTCTATATCACATTTCAGCAGCATTGGGCAATGATCAGACCCAATTTTGGATAGGTGAGTTACCTCCAATCCAGGAAAGGTCTGTTGCAATtcatgattgccaaaacatttGTCCAATCTTTTAAAAATACAGTCTTCCTCTGATCTTCCATTTCACCATGTAAATATGCTTCCTTTTAATCCTAAATTTGTCAAGTTGCAGGTATTAATGTAGTGCCTAAAGTTATCTACTTCAATGAGAGAAACTGGTAAGCCTCCAAATTTCTCTTCCTCATCATATATCACATTAAAGTTGCCTCCAACTAGCCATGGTACCGTCATATCTGATGCCATTGCATACAAAGAATCCCATAGTTCAATTCTTTCAATGCGATCACATTTAGCATAAACTAGTGTAAGGATGAGCTCAACATGTGTTTCAGTGTGCGTTAATCTCAAAGTCAGCTGTTGAGTCATGTTATATAGAATAGTAACCTCAAATATTTCATCAATAAAAGCCCAAATCTTGTTTGATACATTCACCACAGCCTGTGCCAAACCAATTCTTGCTCTATACCTCTCCATTTTGTGAGACTGTTGCATAGGCTCACGGATTCCTATGAACTCAAAGTGATGTTTTCTGTGCATTGTAATCAGCCTTTCAAATGCTTGCATTGTATTTACTGACCTGACATTCCATATAATTGCATCCATTAAATGTTTTGGGGTTTGG is a genomic window of Nicotiana tabacum cultivar K326 chromosome 16, ASM71507v2, whole genome shotgun sequence containing:
- the LOC107829104 gene encoding uncharacterized protein LOC107829104, which codes for MDAIIWNVRSVNTMQAFERLITMHRKHHFEFIGIREPMQQSHKMERYRARIGLAQAVVNVSNKIWAFIDEIFEVTILYNMTQQLTLRLTHTETHVELILTLVYAKCDRIERIELWDSLYAMASDMTVPWLVGGNFNVIYDEEEKFGGLPVSLIELKNLKKALSTWSRATYGDIFQKIASLEEVVLVHERQFEVNPTQMNRQRLQQVQAEMIKYLALEEAFWRQKASMLWFKVGDRNTKFFHAQVNWRRKRLKLSRIQNSLGNWIEEDYLIAE